A genome region from Apus apus isolate bApuApu2 chromosome 2, bApuApu2.pri.cur, whole genome shotgun sequence includes the following:
- the LOC127381197 gene encoding cytochrome b-c1 complex subunit 7: MAARASVAGGGRLIDRIRKWYYNAAGFNKLGLMRDDTLYEDDDVKEALRRLPEHLYNERIFRIKRALDLSLKHRILPKDQWVKYEEDKHYLEPYLKEVIRERLEREAWNKK, translated from the exons ATGGCGGCGAGGGCGTCag TTGCAGGAGGTGGTCGCCTGATAGACAGGATCCGCAAGTGGTATTACAATGCAGCTGGATTCAACAAACTTG GACTAATGCGAGATGATACCTTGTATGAAGATGATGATGTAAAAGAAGCACTGAGGAGACTTCCGGAACATCTTTATAATGAAAGAATATTTCGCATAAAGCGAGCACTTGACTTAAGCCTGAAACATCGGATCCTTCCAAAAGACCAGTGGGTGAAATATGAAGAG GATAAGCATTATCTTGAACCGTACCTAAAAGAAGTAATCCGTGAAAGACTCGAAAGAGAAGCATGGAACAAGAAATAA